In Erigeron canadensis isolate Cc75 chromosome 1, C_canadensis_v1, whole genome shotgun sequence, a single window of DNA contains:
- the LOC122593291 gene encoding uncharacterized protein LOC122593291 has protein sequence MDDNVDITIHDASRPRWEYMVESPIIEQTPSKYKLKLKYGGIFRLAKKSRTKRYCFGFQKSIYIDLYNWNLLVEEVMKHYPSNNDMILNVSFIDKFVVDQSFIELKSDENFMDEPHGEDDSDYCPSEESYHSHFSSDNENELLNEELEGYADIKKNPIMKVHSKFPNVVEFRRALNHHALINEFEYFIKKSEPRRFTARCAQLECRWRIHASIMQDDITFEVKTLVEEHSCIRSNKGGNKCATQGWIAEAVKDKLKSDGDVSPADLEKWLMKTYSVEIPYLKVYRGKEQAYTDMYGKWEDSFLKMEIFKEELISRNPGSVVEIDFEIDGDKKRFLRFFSLAACSKGFLVGCRPYISLDACHLKGKFNVVLAAATGIDGNNSIFPIAYGVLESENTKSWTWFLESLKKAIGTPNGLVISSDMQKGLEGAIIRVYPNVEHKECIRHLYRNFKTKFHGDFFNFNLWGASITYCLSEHDKLLKKIADVREDAITYLNENHKRIWSQSKFGTTSKCDYITNNVSEVFNSWIGANLGEYEVCRSSGNRAEVEYKGKRWDVVLDERTCSCRVWQVKGLPCVHAAAFIAFIRDSNWGKYVDPYFTIESFKKAYALEISPMPAKDQWIHMESGEKIYPPKIKRPAGRPKKNRILQYDERQKKQKCLRCGQYGHRQKRCKNMANQGRRKEKKNNKQLFNIGFKMKKFPNKKSYLFD, from the exons ATGGATGATAATGTAGATATTACTATTCATGACGCTTCAAGACCGAGATGGGAATATATGGTAGAATCACCTATTATAGA GCAAACACCATCCAAGTACAAATTGAAGTTGAAATATGGAGGCATCTTTCGGCTAGCCAAGAAATCACGTACAAAAAGATATTGCTTTGGCTTTCAAAAGTCTATCTACATTGACTTATACAACTGGAATCTGCTAGTTGAAGAGGTCATGAAGCATTATCCATCAAACAACGACATGATTTTGAATGTTTCTTTTATTGACAAGTTTGTCGTAGATCAGTCATTTATTGAGCTTAAATCTGATGAGAATTTCATG GATGAACCACATGGTGAGGATGATTCAGACTATTGTCCAAGTGAAGAGAGTTATCACAGCCACTTTAGTAGCGATAATGAAAATGAACTATTGAACGAGGAACTAGAAGGTTACGCAGATATCAAGAAAAATCCCATCATGAAAGTGCATTCAAAGTTTCCAAACGTTGTCGAATTCAGAAGAGCTTTAAACCATCATGCTCTTATAAATGAATTCGAGTACTTCATCAAGAAAAGTGAACCGAGGCGATTCACAGCAAGGTGTGCACAGTTAGAGTGTAGATGGAGGATTCATGCTTCTATCATGCAAGATGATATTACCTTTGAa GTTAAAACGTTGGTAGAAGAACACTCTTGTATTCGCAGTAATAAGGGTGGTAATAAGTGTGCCACTCAAGGATGGATTGCGGAAGCTGTTAAGGACAAGCTGAAATCTGATGGTGATGTATCACCTGCAGATCTCGAGAAGTGGCTAATGAAAACTTACAGTGTCGAGATTCCATACCTTAAAGTTTATAGAGGGAAGGAGCAAGCTTACACGGATATGTATGGAAAGTGGGAGGACTCTTTCTTAAAGATGGAAATTTTCAAAGAGGAGCTGATAAGTAGGAATCCAGGAAGTGTTGTTGAGATTGACTTCGAAATAGATGGCGATAAGAAACGTTTCCTTCGTTTTTTTTCATTAGCTGCTTGCTCTAAGGGGTTTCTTGTGGGTTGTCGTCCTTACATTAGTCTTGATGCATGTCACCTAAAAGGAAAGTTTAATGTTGTACTCGCTGCTGCCACAGGTATTGACGGTAACAATTCCATTTTTCCAATAGCATATGGTGTGCTTGAATCAGAGAATACAAAATCATGGACATGGTTTCTTGAGTCATTGAAAAAAGCAATTGGGACACCAAATGGTCTTGTTATCTCTTCAGATATGCAAAAAGGATTAGAAGGGGCTATTATACGTGTTTATCCAAACGTTGAACACAAAGAATGCATAAGACACCTATATAGAAATTTTAAGACAAAATTTCATGGtgactttttcaacttcaaCTTGTGGGGTGCATCAATAACTTATTGTCTCAGTGAGCATGACAAATTGTTAAAGAAGATTGCTGATGTACGTGAAGATGCAATAACATATCTCAATGAGAACCACAAAAGGATATGGAGTCAAAGCAAGTTTGGCACAACATCCAAGTGTGATTATATTACCAACAATGTTTCTGAAGTTTTTAACTCTTGGATTGGTGCG AATTTGGGTGAATATGAAGTTTGTAGAAGCTCGGGAAATCGAGCTGAAGTGGAGTATAAGGGAAAACGATGGGATGTTGTACTAGACGAGAGAACGTGTAGTTGTCGGGTTTGGCAAGTTAAAGGGCTTCCATGTGTGCATGCAGCGGCGTTCATTGCTTTCATAAGGGATTCTAATTGGGGAAAATACGTCGATCCTTATTTCACAATCGAGTCATTCAAAAAGGCATACGCACTAGAAATCTCTCCTATGCCCGCAAAGGATCAATGGATACACATGGAATCGGGCGAGAAAATATATCCACCCAAGATTAAACGCCCAGCTGGAAGACCTAAAAAGAATAGAATCCTGCAGTATGACGAGCgccaaaagaaacaaaaatgtcTACGATGTGGTCAATATGGACATCGTCAAAAGAGATGCAAGAATATGGCTAATCAA GGGAGgcggaaagaaaagaaaaacaacaagCAGTTGTTCAATATCGGGTTCAAGATGAAAAAGTTTCCGAACAAGAAGTCTTATTTGTTTGATTAA
- the LOC122598373 gene encoding lysine-specific demethylase JMJ25-like isoform X1 codes for MEEEQITNGNHTVSPKDTETDSKNIRACFSSIGKDDNFLPTDFKQTEEIRAVSESEETKLLVYNKRKKTKKIIHEKQDDMNVDEEGNGKCEQVANAEKEGTCLYNQRSSRRTRTKNVIYNFDFVLDERPSTKRRKTTSSSSTTKGTTGSPLKSKDAKYFAKHLVTDDNGDLVRVESNMCHQCQRNDKGRVVRCQACGTKRYCEPCMRTWYPNMTEEMFAERCPVCLDNCNCKSCLRDVHPKVKQKIDFEPSVDQKVQYSIYILHVLLPFLERLNKEHTKEKLIESKIQGCTLSEVRLEKAQCALEERMYCDCCKTSIFHLHRSCPLCHYDLCLQCCRELRDGNPQGNKDEVPIEFNDPGDEYLHGGKDKNKQDVTTVLTPTQMKSHDWKSGEDGRIPCPPESMGGCGLGILELMQIEKVDHVSSLLENVQDLLRKHKLEEDMREMPEEWCICSEFLNESEADDNQLCKAASRENSNDNYLYCPRAVDIQSGDLKHFQWHWSKGQPVIVSNVLETTLGLSWEPMVMWRAFRQISNLNHEQLLDVSALNCLDWCEVEINVHQFFMSYTEGRYDEEGWPLILKLKDWPPSSLFEERLPRHGVEFITCLPFKEYTHPRDGYLNLAVKLPKKSLKPDMGPKTYIAYGVAQELGRGDSVTKLHCDMSDAVNVLTHTATVTHDSEQLKTIEKLKRKHKDQDQKELFGLSIGITEDTDDKEVCSRKELSSPGSSHEESDVERKSHDVDVDVEGNIDKNQETVGKRRNSHKKVPSWSPKNSKRMRCENPEKSSDTEKFDSLHCEEVRNQEQIEAINESDEHDGIIGTCVDQSDLKEGGALWDIFRREDTPKLEEYLKKHFREFRHTFCRPLQQVIHPIHDQTFYLTIEHKRRLKEEFGIEPWTFVQKLGDAVFIPAGCAHQVRNLKSCIKVALDFVSPENVGECIQLTEDFRILPQNHRAKEDKLEVKKIAYYAVKEAVLDLEDPHRTSDKTEPDEANSEQKKKNVRGKKGRRKRN; via the exons ATGGAGGAAGAGCAGATAACCAACGGCAATCATACTGTTTCCCCAAAAGATACTGAAACTGATTCCAAGAATATTAGGGCTTGCTTTAGTTCAATTGGAAAAGATGATAACTTTTTGCCAACTGATTTTAAACAAACAGAAGAAATTAGGGCTGTTTCTGAATCTGAGGAAACAAAGTTGTTGGTTTataacaaaaggaaaaaaaccaagaaaataatACACGAAAAACAAGATGATATGAATGTAGATGAAGAGGGGAATGGTAAATGTGAGCAAGTGGCAAATGCCGAAAAGGAGGGAACTTGTTTGTATAATCAGAGATCATCAAGAAGAACCAGGACGAAGAACGTGATCTATAATTTCGATTTCGTTCTAGACGAACGGCCGAGTACGAAGAGGAGGAAGACAACTAGCTCTTCTTCTACTACCAAGGGAACCACTGGGTCACCATTAAAGTCTAAGGATGCTAAGTATTTTGCCAAGCATTTGGTTACGGATGACAAT GGAGATTTGGTTAGGGTCGAGTCGAACATGTGCCATCAGTGTCAAAGGAACGACAAAGGACGAGTTGTTCGTTGCCAGGCATGTGGAACCAAGCGTTATTGCGAGCCTTGCATGAGGACATG GTACCCTAACATGACGGAGGAGATGTTTGCTGAGCGTTGCCCTGTGTGCCTTGATAACTGCAACTGTAAAAGTTGCTTGCGTGATGTGCACCCTAAA GTCAAACAGAAGATTGATTTTGAACCAAGTGTTGATCAGAAAGTTCAGTATTCTATTTATATCCTGCATGTTCTTCTTCCGTTCCTGGAGCGTCTCAATAAGGAGCACACAAAGGAGAAACTGATAGAGTCTAAAATTCaag GATGTACTTTATCAGAGGTACGACTGGAGAAGGCACAGTGTGCTCTGGAAGAGCGCATGTACTG TGACTGCTGTAAAACGTCAATTTTTCACTTGCATAGAAGCTGCCCTTTGTGTCACTATGATCTTTGTCTTCAATGTTGCCGGGAATTGCGTGATGGCAACCCTCAGGGAAACAAGGATGAGGTTCCTATTGAATTTAATGATCCCGGTGACGAATATTTGCATGGGGGGAAGGACAAAAATAAACAAGATGTTACAACGGTTTTAACACCAACACAAATGAAAAGTCATGACTGGAAGTCCGGGGAAGATGGTAGAATTCCTTGTCCTCCAGAAAGTATGGGTGGCTGTGGCCTTGGAATTTTAGAGTTGATGCAGATAGAGAAGGTTGATCATGTATCATCGTTGTTGGAGAATGTACAAGATCTGCTAAGGAAGCACAAATTGGAGGAGGATATGCGAGAGATGCCTGAGGAATGGTGCATCTGTTCAGAGTTTCTGAATGAAAGTGAAGCTGATGATAATCAGTTATGTAAAGCCGCTTCTCGTGAAAATTCTAATGATAATTATTTGTACTGTCCACGTGCCGTGGATATTCAATCTGGAGATTTAAAGCATTTCCAGTGGCATTGGTCAAAAGGTCAGCCTGTTATAGTCAGTAATGTTCTAGAAACTACTCTTGGTTTGAGTTGGGAGCCCATGGTTATGTGGCGTGCTTTTCGCCAgatctcaaatctcaatcatgAACAACTCTTGGATGTGTCGGCACTCAACTGTTTAGATTGGTGTGAG GTTGAAATTAATGTTCATCAGTTTTTTATGTCTTACACGGAGGGTCGATATGATGAAGAAGGGTGGCCTCTGATTCTCAAGTTGAAAGATTGGCCTCCATCAAGTCTATTTGAAGAACGTCTGCCACGTCATGGTGTGGAGTTTATCACCTGTTTACCCTTTAAAGAATATACACATCCTCGTGACGGCTACCTTAATCTTGCTGTTAAGCTTCCCAAAAAATCTTTGAAGCCAGATATGGGTCCTAAAACATATATTGCCTATGGTGTTGCCCAAGAATTGGGGCGTGGAGATTCTGTGACCAAACTCCATTGTGACATGTCTGATGCG GTTAATGTGTTGACTCACACTGCAACTGTGACACATGACTCAGAACAGCTTAAAACAATAGAAAAGCTCAAACGGAAACACAAGGATCAGGATCAAAAGGAACTTTTTGGACTTAGTATTGGTATCACAGAAGATACTGATGACAAGGAAGTTTGCTCAAGGAAAGAACTAAGCAGTCCGGGTAGCAGTCATGAAGAATCTGATGTTGAAAGAAAGTCGcatgatgttgatgttgatgttgaagGGAATATTGACAAAAATCAAGAAACTGTCGGGAAAAGACGGAATTCTCATAAAAAAGTTCCTAGTTGGAGTCCAAAAAACAGTAAGAGAATGAGGTGTGAGAACCCTGAGAAATCTTCTGATACTGAGAAATTTGATAGCTTACATTGTGAAGAGGTTCGCAATCAGGAGCAGATAGAAGCTATTAACGAAAGTGACGAGCATGATGGTATCATAGGTACTTGTGTGGACCAATCTGATCTAAAGGAGGGCGGTGCTCTGTGGGACATCTTTAGGAGGGAAGATACTCCAAAATTAGAGGAATATCTCAAAAAACACTTCAGAGAGTTTAGACATACCTTCTGTCGTCCACTGCAGCAG GTTATCCACCCAATTCATGACCAAACATTTTACCTAACCATAGAGCATAAAAGGAGGCTGAAAGAAGAGTTTG GAATTGAACCTTGGACTTTTGTTCAAAAGCTTGGAGATGCTGTTTTCATACCTGCTGGTTGTGCCCATCAAGTTAGAAATTTGAAG TCATGTATAAAAGTCGCATTGGACTTTGTGTCCCCTGAGAATGTTGGTGAATGCATCCAGTTAACAGAAGATTTCCGTATTCTACCCCAAAATCATAGGGCAAAAGAAGATAAGTTGGAG GTGAAGAAGATAGCATATTATGCTGTAAAGGAAGCTGTATTAGACCTGGAAGATCCGCATCGAACCAG TGACAAGACTGAACCCGATGAGGCTAACAGTgaacagaaaaagaagaatgtcaGGGGTAAGAAGGGCAGGAGGAAAAGGAATTAG
- the LOC122598373 gene encoding lysine-specific demethylase JMJ25-like isoform X3, which produces MEEEQITNGNHTVSPKDTETDSKNIRACFSSIGKDDNFLPTDFKQTEEIRAVSESEETKLLVYNKRKKTKKIIHEKQDDMNVDEEGNGKCEQVANAEKEGTCLYNQRSSRRTRTKNVIYNFDFVLDERPSTKRRKTTSSSSTTKGTTGSPLKSKDAKYFAKHLVTDDNGDLVRVESNMCHQCQRNDKGRVVRCQACGTKRYCEPCMRTWYPNMTEEMFAERCPVCLDNCNCKSCLRDVHPKVKQKIDFEPSVDQKVQYSIYILHVLLPFLERLNKEHTKEKLIESKIQGCTLSEVRLEKAQCALEERMYCDCCKTSIFHLHRSCPLCHYDLCLQCCRELRDGNPQGNKDEVPIEFNDPGDEYLHGGKDKNKQDVTTVLTPTQMKSHDWKSGEDGRIPCPPESMGGCGLGILELMQIEKVDHVSSLLENVQDLLRKHKLEEDMREMPEEWCICSEFLNESEADDNQLCKAASRENSNDNYLYCPRAVDIQSGDLKHFQWHWSKGQPVIVSNVLETTLGLSWEPMVMWRAFRQISNLNHEQLLDVSALNCLDWCEVEINVHQFFMSYTEGRYDEEGWPLILKLKDWPPSSLFEERLPRHGVEFITCLPFKEYTHPRDGYLNLAVKLPKKSLKPDMGPKTYIAYGVAQELGRGDSVTKLHCDMSDAVNVLTHTATVTHDSEQLKTIEKLKRKHKDQDQKELFGLSIGITEDTDDKEVCSRKELSSPGSSHEESDVERKSHDVDVDVEGNIDKNQETVGKRRNSHKKVPSWSPKNSKRMRCENPEKSSDTEKFDSLHCEEVRNQEQIEAINESDEHDGIIGTCVDQSDLKEGGALWDIFRREDTPKLEEYLKKHFREFRHTFCRPLQQVIHPIHDQTFYLTIEHKRRLKEEFGIEPWTFVQKLGDAVFIPAGCAHQVRNLKSCIKVALDFVSPENVGECIQLTEDFRILPQNHRAKEDKLEVKKIAYYAVKEAVLDLEDPHRTRCVQ; this is translated from the exons ATGGAGGAAGAGCAGATAACCAACGGCAATCATACTGTTTCCCCAAAAGATACTGAAACTGATTCCAAGAATATTAGGGCTTGCTTTAGTTCAATTGGAAAAGATGATAACTTTTTGCCAACTGATTTTAAACAAACAGAAGAAATTAGGGCTGTTTCTGAATCTGAGGAAACAAAGTTGTTGGTTTataacaaaaggaaaaaaaccaagaaaataatACACGAAAAACAAGATGATATGAATGTAGATGAAGAGGGGAATGGTAAATGTGAGCAAGTGGCAAATGCCGAAAAGGAGGGAACTTGTTTGTATAATCAGAGATCATCAAGAAGAACCAGGACGAAGAACGTGATCTATAATTTCGATTTCGTTCTAGACGAACGGCCGAGTACGAAGAGGAGGAAGACAACTAGCTCTTCTTCTACTACCAAGGGAACCACTGGGTCACCATTAAAGTCTAAGGATGCTAAGTATTTTGCCAAGCATTTGGTTACGGATGACAAT GGAGATTTGGTTAGGGTCGAGTCGAACATGTGCCATCAGTGTCAAAGGAACGACAAAGGACGAGTTGTTCGTTGCCAGGCATGTGGAACCAAGCGTTATTGCGAGCCTTGCATGAGGACATG GTACCCTAACATGACGGAGGAGATGTTTGCTGAGCGTTGCCCTGTGTGCCTTGATAACTGCAACTGTAAAAGTTGCTTGCGTGATGTGCACCCTAAA GTCAAACAGAAGATTGATTTTGAACCAAGTGTTGATCAGAAAGTTCAGTATTCTATTTATATCCTGCATGTTCTTCTTCCGTTCCTGGAGCGTCTCAATAAGGAGCACACAAAGGAGAAACTGATAGAGTCTAAAATTCaag GATGTACTTTATCAGAGGTACGACTGGAGAAGGCACAGTGTGCTCTGGAAGAGCGCATGTACTG TGACTGCTGTAAAACGTCAATTTTTCACTTGCATAGAAGCTGCCCTTTGTGTCACTATGATCTTTGTCTTCAATGTTGCCGGGAATTGCGTGATGGCAACCCTCAGGGAAACAAGGATGAGGTTCCTATTGAATTTAATGATCCCGGTGACGAATATTTGCATGGGGGGAAGGACAAAAATAAACAAGATGTTACAACGGTTTTAACACCAACACAAATGAAAAGTCATGACTGGAAGTCCGGGGAAGATGGTAGAATTCCTTGTCCTCCAGAAAGTATGGGTGGCTGTGGCCTTGGAATTTTAGAGTTGATGCAGATAGAGAAGGTTGATCATGTATCATCGTTGTTGGAGAATGTACAAGATCTGCTAAGGAAGCACAAATTGGAGGAGGATATGCGAGAGATGCCTGAGGAATGGTGCATCTGTTCAGAGTTTCTGAATGAAAGTGAAGCTGATGATAATCAGTTATGTAAAGCCGCTTCTCGTGAAAATTCTAATGATAATTATTTGTACTGTCCACGTGCCGTGGATATTCAATCTGGAGATTTAAAGCATTTCCAGTGGCATTGGTCAAAAGGTCAGCCTGTTATAGTCAGTAATGTTCTAGAAACTACTCTTGGTTTGAGTTGGGAGCCCATGGTTATGTGGCGTGCTTTTCGCCAgatctcaaatctcaatcatgAACAACTCTTGGATGTGTCGGCACTCAACTGTTTAGATTGGTGTGAG GTTGAAATTAATGTTCATCAGTTTTTTATGTCTTACACGGAGGGTCGATATGATGAAGAAGGGTGGCCTCTGATTCTCAAGTTGAAAGATTGGCCTCCATCAAGTCTATTTGAAGAACGTCTGCCACGTCATGGTGTGGAGTTTATCACCTGTTTACCCTTTAAAGAATATACACATCCTCGTGACGGCTACCTTAATCTTGCTGTTAAGCTTCCCAAAAAATCTTTGAAGCCAGATATGGGTCCTAAAACATATATTGCCTATGGTGTTGCCCAAGAATTGGGGCGTGGAGATTCTGTGACCAAACTCCATTGTGACATGTCTGATGCG GTTAATGTGTTGACTCACACTGCAACTGTGACACATGACTCAGAACAGCTTAAAACAATAGAAAAGCTCAAACGGAAACACAAGGATCAGGATCAAAAGGAACTTTTTGGACTTAGTATTGGTATCACAGAAGATACTGATGACAAGGAAGTTTGCTCAAGGAAAGAACTAAGCAGTCCGGGTAGCAGTCATGAAGAATCTGATGTTGAAAGAAAGTCGcatgatgttgatgttgatgttgaagGGAATATTGACAAAAATCAAGAAACTGTCGGGAAAAGACGGAATTCTCATAAAAAAGTTCCTAGTTGGAGTCCAAAAAACAGTAAGAGAATGAGGTGTGAGAACCCTGAGAAATCTTCTGATACTGAGAAATTTGATAGCTTACATTGTGAAGAGGTTCGCAATCAGGAGCAGATAGAAGCTATTAACGAAAGTGACGAGCATGATGGTATCATAGGTACTTGTGTGGACCAATCTGATCTAAAGGAGGGCGGTGCTCTGTGGGACATCTTTAGGAGGGAAGATACTCCAAAATTAGAGGAATATCTCAAAAAACACTTCAGAGAGTTTAGACATACCTTCTGTCGTCCACTGCAGCAG GTTATCCACCCAATTCATGACCAAACATTTTACCTAACCATAGAGCATAAAAGGAGGCTGAAAGAAGAGTTTG GAATTGAACCTTGGACTTTTGTTCAAAAGCTTGGAGATGCTGTTTTCATACCTGCTGGTTGTGCCCATCAAGTTAGAAATTTGAAG TCATGTATAAAAGTCGCATTGGACTTTGTGTCCCCTGAGAATGTTGGTGAATGCATCCAGTTAACAGAAGATTTCCGTATTCTACCCCAAAATCATAGGGCAAAAGAAGATAAGTTGGAG GTGAAGAAGATAGCATATTATGCTGTAAAGGAAGCTGTATTAGACCTGGAAGATCCGCATCGAACCAG ATGTGTTCAGTAA
- the LOC122598373 gene encoding lysine-specific demethylase JMJ25-like isoform X2, translating into MEEEQITNGNHTVSPKDTETDSKNIRACFSSIGKDDNFLPTDFKQTEEIRAVSESEETKLLVYNKRKKTKKIIHEKQDDMNVDEEGNGKCEQVANAEKEGTCLYNQRSSRRTRTKNVIYNFDFVLDERPSTKRRKTTSSSSTTKGTTGSPLKSKDAKYFAKHLVTDDNGDLVRVESNMCHQCQRNDKGRVVRCQACGTKRYCEPCMRTWYPNMTEEMFAERCPVCLDNCNCKSCLRDVHPKVKQKIDFEPSVDQKVQYSIYILHVLLPFLERLNKEHTKEKLIESKIQGCTLSEVRLEKAQCALEERMYCDCCKTSIFHLHRSCPLCHYDLCLQCCRELRDGNPQGNKDEVPIEFNDPGDEYLHGGKDKNKQDVTTVLTPTQMKSHDWKSGEDGRIPCPPESMGGCGLGILELMQIEKVDHVSSLLENVQDLLRKHKLEEDMREMPEEWCICSEFLNESEADDNQLCKAASRENSNDNYLYCPRAVDIQSGDLKHFQWHWSKGQPVIVSNVLETTLGLSWEPMVMWRAFRQISNLNHEQLLDVSALNCLDWCEVEINVHQFFMSYTEGRYDEEGWPLILKLKDWPPSSLFEERLPRHGVEFITCLPFKEYTHPRDGYLNLAVKLPKKSLKPDMGPKTYIAYGVAQELGRGDSVTKLHCDMSDAVNVLTHTATVTHDSEQLKTIEKLKRKHKDQDQKELFGLSIGITEDTDDKEVCSRKELSSPGSSHEESDVERKSHDVDVDVEGNIDKNQETVGKRRNSHKKVPSWSPKNSKRMRCENPEKSSDTEKFDSLHCEEVRNQEQIEAINESDEHDGIIGTCVDQSDLKEGGALWDIFRREDTPKLEEYLKKHFREFRHTFCRPLQQVIHPIHDQTFYLTIEHKRRLKEEFGIEPWTFVQKLGDAVFIPAGCAHQVRNLKSCIKVALDFVSPENVGECIQLTEDFRILPQNHRAKEDKLEVKKIAYYAVKEAVLDLEDPHRTSNLASR; encoded by the exons ATGGAGGAAGAGCAGATAACCAACGGCAATCATACTGTTTCCCCAAAAGATACTGAAACTGATTCCAAGAATATTAGGGCTTGCTTTAGTTCAATTGGAAAAGATGATAACTTTTTGCCAACTGATTTTAAACAAACAGAAGAAATTAGGGCTGTTTCTGAATCTGAGGAAACAAAGTTGTTGGTTTataacaaaaggaaaaaaaccaagaaaataatACACGAAAAACAAGATGATATGAATGTAGATGAAGAGGGGAATGGTAAATGTGAGCAAGTGGCAAATGCCGAAAAGGAGGGAACTTGTTTGTATAATCAGAGATCATCAAGAAGAACCAGGACGAAGAACGTGATCTATAATTTCGATTTCGTTCTAGACGAACGGCCGAGTACGAAGAGGAGGAAGACAACTAGCTCTTCTTCTACTACCAAGGGAACCACTGGGTCACCATTAAAGTCTAAGGATGCTAAGTATTTTGCCAAGCATTTGGTTACGGATGACAAT GGAGATTTGGTTAGGGTCGAGTCGAACATGTGCCATCAGTGTCAAAGGAACGACAAAGGACGAGTTGTTCGTTGCCAGGCATGTGGAACCAAGCGTTATTGCGAGCCTTGCATGAGGACATG GTACCCTAACATGACGGAGGAGATGTTTGCTGAGCGTTGCCCTGTGTGCCTTGATAACTGCAACTGTAAAAGTTGCTTGCGTGATGTGCACCCTAAA GTCAAACAGAAGATTGATTTTGAACCAAGTGTTGATCAGAAAGTTCAGTATTCTATTTATATCCTGCATGTTCTTCTTCCGTTCCTGGAGCGTCTCAATAAGGAGCACACAAAGGAGAAACTGATAGAGTCTAAAATTCaag GATGTACTTTATCAGAGGTACGACTGGAGAAGGCACAGTGTGCTCTGGAAGAGCGCATGTACTG TGACTGCTGTAAAACGTCAATTTTTCACTTGCATAGAAGCTGCCCTTTGTGTCACTATGATCTTTGTCTTCAATGTTGCCGGGAATTGCGTGATGGCAACCCTCAGGGAAACAAGGATGAGGTTCCTATTGAATTTAATGATCCCGGTGACGAATATTTGCATGGGGGGAAGGACAAAAATAAACAAGATGTTACAACGGTTTTAACACCAACACAAATGAAAAGTCATGACTGGAAGTCCGGGGAAGATGGTAGAATTCCTTGTCCTCCAGAAAGTATGGGTGGCTGTGGCCTTGGAATTTTAGAGTTGATGCAGATAGAGAAGGTTGATCATGTATCATCGTTGTTGGAGAATGTACAAGATCTGCTAAGGAAGCACAAATTGGAGGAGGATATGCGAGAGATGCCTGAGGAATGGTGCATCTGTTCAGAGTTTCTGAATGAAAGTGAAGCTGATGATAATCAGTTATGTAAAGCCGCTTCTCGTGAAAATTCTAATGATAATTATTTGTACTGTCCACGTGCCGTGGATATTCAATCTGGAGATTTAAAGCATTTCCAGTGGCATTGGTCAAAAGGTCAGCCTGTTATAGTCAGTAATGTTCTAGAAACTACTCTTGGTTTGAGTTGGGAGCCCATGGTTATGTGGCGTGCTTTTCGCCAgatctcaaatctcaatcatgAACAACTCTTGGATGTGTCGGCACTCAACTGTTTAGATTGGTGTGAG GTTGAAATTAATGTTCATCAGTTTTTTATGTCTTACACGGAGGGTCGATATGATGAAGAAGGGTGGCCTCTGATTCTCAAGTTGAAAGATTGGCCTCCATCAAGTCTATTTGAAGAACGTCTGCCACGTCATGGTGTGGAGTTTATCACCTGTTTACCCTTTAAAGAATATACACATCCTCGTGACGGCTACCTTAATCTTGCTGTTAAGCTTCCCAAAAAATCTTTGAAGCCAGATATGGGTCCTAAAACATATATTGCCTATGGTGTTGCCCAAGAATTGGGGCGTGGAGATTCTGTGACCAAACTCCATTGTGACATGTCTGATGCG GTTAATGTGTTGACTCACACTGCAACTGTGACACATGACTCAGAACAGCTTAAAACAATAGAAAAGCTCAAACGGAAACACAAGGATCAGGATCAAAAGGAACTTTTTGGACTTAGTATTGGTATCACAGAAGATACTGATGACAAGGAAGTTTGCTCAAGGAAAGAACTAAGCAGTCCGGGTAGCAGTCATGAAGAATCTGATGTTGAAAGAAAGTCGcatgatgttgatgttgatgttgaagGGAATATTGACAAAAATCAAGAAACTGTCGGGAAAAGACGGAATTCTCATAAAAAAGTTCCTAGTTGGAGTCCAAAAAACAGTAAGAGAATGAGGTGTGAGAACCCTGAGAAATCTTCTGATACTGAGAAATTTGATAGCTTACATTGTGAAGAGGTTCGCAATCAGGAGCAGATAGAAGCTATTAACGAAAGTGACGAGCATGATGGTATCATAGGTACTTGTGTGGACCAATCTGATCTAAAGGAGGGCGGTGCTCTGTGGGACATCTTTAGGAGGGAAGATACTCCAAAATTAGAGGAATATCTCAAAAAACACTTCAGAGAGTTTAGACATACCTTCTGTCGTCCACTGCAGCAG GTTATCCACCCAATTCATGACCAAACATTTTACCTAACCATAGAGCATAAAAGGAGGCTGAAAGAAGAGTTTG GAATTGAACCTTGGACTTTTGTTCAAAAGCTTGGAGATGCTGTTTTCATACCTGCTGGTTGTGCCCATCAAGTTAGAAATTTGAAG TCATGTATAAAAGTCGCATTGGACTTTGTGTCCCCTGAGAATGTTGGTGAATGCATCCAGTTAACAGAAGATTTCCGTATTCTACCCCAAAATCATAGGGCAAAAGAAGATAAGTTGGAG GTGAAGAAGATAGCATATTATGCTGTAAAGGAAGCTGTATTAGACCTGGAAGATCCGCATCGAACCAG TAATTTGGCATCAAGATAA